A genomic segment from Treponema sp. Marseille-Q3903 encodes:
- a CDS encoding phosphoenolpyruvate carboxykinase (GTP), whose translation MTVNDIKNAKIKAWVEECVKMCEPDSVVVCDGSRAEYDRLMKKCVDAGLATPLAKKPNSFLFRSLPSDVARVENRTFISSVKEEDAGPTNHWIAPKELKATMKGLYKGCMHGRTMYVLPFCMGPLGSPIAKYGVELTDSEYVVLNMDIMTRAGEQTWQYLGDDFIPCLHSVGKPLNNGEKDNGIWPCADVDHKYISHFPEEHLIWSYGSGYGGNALLGKKCFALRIATVLAREEGWLAEHMLILKLTNPKGEVKYITGAFPSACGKTNLAMLIPTIPGWKVETVGDDIAWMKFGKDGRLYAINPEAGFFGVAPGTSEESNKNALVAASKNTIFTNCALTEDGDVWWEGIGYPAKGKLVDWKGNVREALPKDKSPKGEEFAHPNARFTAPAKQCPCIASDWESPEGVPISAILFGGRRPSTIPLVHQARSWAHGVFLGSIVGSEITAASTINAADVGKIRRDPFAIIPFCGYNMGDYFQHWIDVGNNPSTNADKLPKIFYVNWFRKDDDNADLPGGFMWPGYGENSRVLAWVFDRCDGKDNFIDTPIGYMPKEGALNTDGLSDCYKKALPEILKVDREGWLKEVKDIRENHYPKFGKHLPKELSACLDDLETRLSK comes from the coding sequence ATGACAGTTAACGACATTAAAAATGCCAAAATTAAGGCATGGGTTGAAGAATGTGTTAAGATGTGTGAACCTGATAGCGTTGTTGTATGCGACGGCTCTCGGGCTGAATATGATCGCTTGATGAAGAAATGTGTAGATGCAGGTCTCGCAACTCCATTGGCAAAGAAACCTAACAGTTTCCTGTTCCGCTCGCTTCCGAGTGATGTTGCACGTGTTGAAAACCGCACATTCATTTCATCTGTAAAAGAAGAAGACGCAGGTCCTACAAACCACTGGATTGCTCCAAAAGAACTCAAAGCAACAATGAAAGGTCTGTATAAAGGCTGCATGCATGGTCGTACAATGTACGTTCTTCCGTTCTGTATGGGTCCGCTCGGTTCTCCTATCGCAAAATACGGCGTTGAACTTACAGACTCAGAATACGTTGTATTGAACATGGATATCATGACTCGTGCAGGCGAACAAACATGGCAGTATCTTGGTGATGATTTTATTCCTTGTCTTCACTCTGTAGGAAAGCCGCTCAACAACGGTGAAAAAGACAATGGAATCTGGCCTTGCGCTGATGTTGATCACAAATACATTTCTCACTTCCCTGAAGAACACCTGATATGGTCTTATGGTTCAGGATATGGTGGAAACGCCCTGCTTGGGAAAAAATGTTTTGCTCTTCGTATTGCAACTGTTCTTGCTCGTGAAGAAGGTTGGCTTGCAGAACACATGCTTATTTTGAAATTGACTAACCCTAAAGGTGAAGTTAAATATATAACAGGTGCATTCCCATCTGCTTGTGGTAAAACAAACCTCGCAATGTTGATCCCGACAATCCCTGGATGGAAAGTTGAAACAGTCGGTGACGATATCGCATGGATGAAATTCGGAAAAGATGGTCGCCTTTATGCTATCAACCCTGAAGCAGGATTCTTTGGTGTTGCACCGGGAACTTCAGAAGAATCAAACAAAAACGCACTTGTTGCCGCTTCTAAGAATACAATCTTTACAAACTGTGCTCTTACAGAAGACGGTGACGTATGGTGGGAAGGAATCGGATATCCTGCAAAAGGTAAACTTGTTGACTGGAAAGGTAACGTTCGTGAAGCACTTCCAAAAGATAAATCTCCTAAAGGTGAAGAATTCGCTCATCCAAATGCACGTTTTACAGCTCCTGCAAAACAGTGCCCTTGTATTGCTTCTGATTGGGAAAGCCCTGAAGGTGTACCAATTTCTGCAATTTTGTTTGGTGGTCGTCGTCCGTCAACTATTCCTCTCGTACATCAGGCTCGAAGCTGGGCACACGGTGTGTTCCTTGGTTCAATAGTAGGTTCTGAAATCACAGCAGCTTCTACAATCAACGCCGCAGATGTTGGTAAGATTCGCCGTGACCCATTTGCTATTATTCCGTTCTGTGGATATAACATGGGTGACTACTTCCAGCACTGGATCGATGTTGGTAACAATCCATCTACAAATGCTGATAAACTTCCAAAGATTTTCTACGTTAACTGGTTCCGCAAGGACGATGACAATGCAGACCTTCCTGGCGGATTCATGTGGCCGGGATATGGTGAAAACTCTCGTGTTCTTGCATGGGTTTTTGACCGATGTGATGGAAAAGACAACTTCATTGATACTCCAATCGGATATATGCCAAAAGAAGGAGCTCTCAACACAGATGGACTTTCTGACTGCTACAAAAAAGCACTTCCTGAAATTCTCAAAGTTGACAGAGAAGGCTGGTTGAAAGAAGTTAAGGATATTCGTGAAAACCATTATCCAAAATTCGGAAAGCACCTTCCAAAAGAATTGTCTGCTTGTCTCGATGACCTTGAAACGAGATTGTCTAAATAG
- the proC gene encoding pyrroline-5-carboxylate reductase has protein sequence MNKLGFIGMGNMAQALATGFIKSGKIKPSDIFAYAPHLEKLKENAKKIGFTPVDSLDALVDSSDTILIACKPYQIEDVISQIKHKLVGKAVISIALGWDFAKYYRILGNEVRIQFVMPNTPAMTGEGVMLFEQNNSLGKDERMQIMDLFTSVGIVEELPTNLMGIGGAITGCGPAFVDLMIEAYADAAVKYGIPRKDSYRLVSQMILGSAKLCLEAGEHPAVLKDNVCSPGGSTICGVTTLEEKGFRNACISSIDAIMNKKTN, from the coding sequence ATGAATAAGTTAGGTTTTATCGGAATGGGAAACATGGCGCAGGCGCTTGCAACAGGTTTTATCAAGTCAGGAAAAATCAAGCCATCTGACATTTTTGCGTATGCTCCGCATTTAGAAAAACTGAAGGAAAATGCAAAAAAAATCGGATTTACACCGGTAGACTCTTTGGATGCGCTCGTTGATTCTTCAGATACAATACTGATTGCGTGCAAACCGTACCAGATTGAAGATGTGATTTCACAAATCAAACACAAACTCGTCGGCAAAGCCGTTATCTCAATCGCTTTAGGCTGGGATTTCGCAAAATATTATAGAATTCTTGGTAATGAAGTTCGGATTCAGTTTGTAATGCCGAATACTCCTGCTATGACCGGCGAAGGCGTTATGCTTTTTGAACAGAACAATTCTCTAGGCAAAGATGAACGCATGCAAATCATGGATTTATTTACTTCTGTTGGAATCGTCGAAGAACTTCCAACAAATTTGATGGGAATCGGCGGTGCAATCACAGGATGCGGTCCGGCTTTTGTAGATTTAATGATAGAAGCTTACGCAGATGCAGCTGTAAAATATGGGATTCCAAGAAAAGATTCGTATCGGCTTGTCTCGCAGATGATTTTAGGTTCTGCAAAATTGTGCCTTGAAGCAGGCGAACACCCTGCAGTTTTAAAAGATAACGTCTGTTCTCCAGGCGGCTCAACTATATGCGGAGTTACAACTCTTGAAGAAAAAGGCTTTAGAAATGCGTGCATTTCTTCAATCGACGCAATAATGAACAAAAAAACAAACTGA
- a CDS encoding FlgD immunoglobulin-like domain containing protein, producing MIALTFCASADIYYTWTGAIDETWTTAGNWDYTDTNATPPTTTSTIVPGASDTLKIPVTANKPEITTSVTVGDIAFSPGAVLKISGASGSLTVSQNFALENIDTTSNGTIVVPGGITLSSSSSFQAENLSLTISGTNTPATVKAASLSIGTITATTNNTQNLILESTATTGTISTGPIGTAITKFDSVTYKSSGNITYTSSDNIQVNSSSLKFISIAPSPLGNIVISGLSYTGNLELQGQSLSLDTLTLSGELTLNQAVNKLVSLSDISAGAVHFSTSNKPSFINLKGNIIINGNGDFITPTYPTPSDAAVINLTGGTVIDTTSSSSNGDITLYDNLTGGTQDLTIKNKGVFTLADVSSVNDITPSPSQIGSFSQEGDGTSSVSGDIIASGTILFAKAVALSGDVKFTSAGTTTFESDISGSHDITIQGDAVTSGTVEISTNRLNAKGNFTNTGNLTNKTTINADKDFTNSGTWLTDTNDKVIFNGAGNQTFNSGNGTYSSVEENKTSGSLTINDSANVTAFTITNATSTVFEDNQTIGTLSLASGGTTTFNGFAEITTLTDYSTSGDISFNAGGIIKTDTVFNTTGTLTFGSSSDTFIFATSSSANPADKNITHTAGQTIITGTLKGATQTFASTKLSGTLDAENAVTISTATINGASTIKSNSINFIGAISGLGKELTLESTGSSANISIKDTLLKTLTFTAQSPASTTLTLTGTLTTADTITFPYPTTIDGTIISQNGNAVFNSALILAAASTIGDSTYRTPFIVSKNSTVNLQSSGLSLTGSTLFLGKLNAASSSSGLSVAKDFVISHATGTDKTEINAPVIAKNIVLYKGELAANANMTSRSDIVLFGSAYDEKDHISQLPGIYTYKNVHNNTAYDAGTPAKLPSGDFVPASTDYSGKLTTKAGITLVAGKNFYANGLSAQDSSSTPGDWTLKIKSNYNTDANFAQAFYSDFSSSSCKVEWEGSPGKIVAEGSLYPSVKPGYETGWDLDDFFITSANTVDDNVVKVEFNRHLKNLASYLNNHIGYMKSSSSPFDGIFTDASCTIPLAATDATPPVTPVRTVFIRAPESATWNTDANGTDAGKPISTDKKGVHKDVIPYLDIPRNTSEYTYFITDLYGKRLAHYHASGLSSNAVYSNVTDGCAPVLVKVRTGQEIHRDYDSLTGESCQPSYDAHNFIEFRYSEEVNFGDKTGLLNPALNNFNNTNLNARIWLPASAATVNPTTHFADTQNVRVNDKFGVSVTDITSDASFGFTLLGLGQIEKGQIYTGSAGAPNKYTNALYRPDKHSIRLSIAGWTDGITSDRNGFTYKNWKGYIEKAVLPSGSVTTNALYYNLITDLKGNNQGDSKIAISVDSTQSGLYGKWDTSEPIFAPFTKMNQTGSSLYHEAVGNTTGSGSTLDKIEFHFFDNAVPDSADYSWITEQGWSKANKKDELYKTYSYSADIFGGSRQFADDPSTRTSGGIRFCSIVNISGAFKYIAGNTDSAIPTKPFVPNPNAVYPGAKAALFTGSSATRRSADVLDGLYFGLKLSEMNYPTNTSFVISYDETQGYATDLAGNRLRSAKIKTIDRTPPSIDMTLASINQNEITIVFVKNLETNNIKYIVGGLQHNFTIPFAQLITKCFKIIEIDSTGNFTRNNASSLIIDESVPAKIKHITSEKSGKAFTAITLATNRKITFEDLKNYTLQLTGPSDAGFANNYSFDPVTNIFSAVTFIQDTFGNFLPIYSAHSLSDFAINSVNPLYAYPSDIKADDEKLFGGVYEKGTWAVHDWNADQQNYGTLPVAHSFDIVAEHCDGVEETRMYISANPISSSLSTQINEDLNLNLRVWLPNIFGSSVPACPAIAPIDNPASNFFTIEPEQTDIPNRITYKAPLSLVNNWTSGQQVSFLFSILDAHKNPVAIYNSPFYDVSNNKYDLTKSQKIPLFALRLADSSDILSLDLWSVKLKSSTSQRGGITILNNVINVTNGEKVTLKVNLPSDGKLNVIITTLDGNVIKYLARGQTNAGEHLYTWDGKNTNGNNVARGMYFIRVTGIGIDETRKIMVVK from the coding sequence ATGATCGCTCTGACATTTTGTGCATCCGCAGATATCTATTACACGTGGACAGGAGCGATTGACGAAACATGGACAACAGCCGGAAACTGGGATTATACAGACACAAATGCAACCCCGCCGACTACTACATCAACGATTGTACCTGGAGCTTCAGACACATTAAAAATTCCGGTTACGGCAAACAAACCTGAAATTACGACATCTGTCACTGTCGGAGATATTGCGTTTTCACCCGGAGCCGTCTTAAAAATATCAGGGGCTTCCGGTTCTCTCACAGTTTCTCAGAATTTTGCTCTGGAAAACATAGATACGACCTCGAACGGCACAATCGTCGTCCCAGGCGGAATAACGCTATCATCATCGTCTAGCTTTCAAGCAGAAAACTTATCATTGACAATCTCGGGCACAAACACGCCCGCCACAGTCAAAGCGGCTTCACTTTCGATTGGAACAATCACCGCCACAACAAATAACACTCAAAATTTGATATTGGAATCGACTGCGACAACCGGAACTATATCGACGGGGCCAATTGGAACGGCAATCACAAAGTTTGATTCTGTAACATATAAATCTTCAGGCAATATAACATACACTTCATCAGACAACATTCAAGTCAATTCTTCGTCGTTAAAATTTATTTCGATAGCACCGTCTCCGCTTGGAAATATCGTGATTTCGGGCTTATCATATACAGGAAATTTGGAGCTACAAGGGCAGTCTCTCTCTCTTGATACACTTACTCTTTCCGGAGAACTCACCTTAAATCAGGCGGTAAACAAGCTCGTTTCATTAAGCGATATTTCTGCCGGCGCCGTTCATTTCAGCACATCGAATAAACCGTCGTTTATAAATCTTAAGGGAAATATCATCATAAACGGGAACGGAGATTTTATAACTCCAACATATCCGACACCGTCTGATGCTGCCGTCATAAATCTCACAGGAGGAACTGTAATTGATACAACATCGAGTTCTTCAAACGGAGATATAACTCTTTACGACAATCTTACAGGAGGAACGCAAGACCTCACGATAAAAAACAAAGGTGTTTTTACATTAGCAGATGTTTCATCTGTGAATGATATAACACCGAGTCCCTCGCAAATCGGAAGTTTTTCACAAGAAGGTGATGGGACGAGCTCTGTCTCTGGAGATATCATCGCCTCAGGAACAATTTTGTTTGCAAAAGCAGTTGCCCTCTCCGGTGATGTAAAATTCACATCTGCCGGCACGACAACTTTTGAATCGGACATTTCCGGCTCTCATGATATTACGATTCAGGGAGATGCCGTTACATCGGGTACTGTTGAAATCAGCACGAACAGATTAAATGCTAAAGGAAATTTCACGAACACAGGAAACCTGACAAATAAAACAACGATAAATGCTGATAAAGATTTTACAAACAGCGGAACGTGGCTCACAGACACAAATGATAAAGTTATTTTTAATGGAGCTGGAAACCAGACATTCAACTCTGGAAACGGAACTTATTCAAGCGTGGAAGAGAATAAAACTTCTGGCTCGCTGACTATAAACGATAGCGCGAATGTGACGGCTTTTACAATAACAAACGCGACATCTACTGTTTTTGAAGACAATCAAACGATTGGAACTCTTTCCCTTGCTTCCGGTGGAACAACAACTTTCAACGGTTTTGCAGAAATCACAACGCTTACAGACTATTCAACCAGCGGAGACATTTCTTTCAACGCCGGAGGAATCATAAAGACAGACACAGTTTTCAATACAACAGGAACTTTGACTTTTGGAAGCTCCTCTGATACGTTTATTTTTGCGACATCGTCGTCAGCAAACCCTGCAGATAAAAACATTACACACACAGCAGGACAGACAATAATCACAGGCACATTAAAGGGTGCAACACAAACGTTTGCGTCAACAAAGCTAAGTGGGACGCTTGATGCTGAAAACGCAGTGACAATTTCCACCGCAACAATCAACGGAGCTTCCACAATCAAAAGCAATTCAATAAATTTCATCGGAGCGATATCAGGGCTCGGCAAAGAACTCACGCTTGAAAGCACAGGAAGTTCTGCCAACATATCGATAAAAGATACATTGCTAAAAACTCTAACTTTCACAGCCCAGTCTCCAGCATCGACAACTTTGACTTTAACTGGCACATTGACAACGGCAGATACAATCACATTCCCGTATCCGACAACAATAGATGGAACAATAATCTCGCAAAACGGAAACGCAGTTTTTAATTCTGCTCTCATTTTGGCGGCGGCTTCCACAATCGGAGATTCGACATACAGAACTCCGTTTATTGTCTCAAAAAACTCGACAGTAAATTTACAAAGCAGCGGCCTTTCACTCACCGGAAGCACACTTTTTCTCGGAAAGCTGAATGCCGCAAGCTCGTCGAGCGGACTTTCTGTCGCTAAAGACTTTGTAATCAGTCATGCAACTGGAACAGATAAAACAGAAATCAACGCTCCTGTCATCGCGAAAAACATAGTTCTTTACAAAGGAGAGCTCGCCGCAAATGCAAACATGACATCGAGAAGCGACATAGTTTTATTCGGCTCAGCTTACGACGAAAAAGACCACATCTCTCAACTTCCTGGAATCTACACGTATAAAAACGTACACAACAACACAGCTTACGATGCGGGAACACCGGCAAAACTTCCCAGCGGAGATTTTGTTCCGGCGTCTACAGACTACTCGGGAAAACTCACGACTAAAGCTGGAATAACGTTAGTTGCCGGCAAAAACTTTTATGCAAACGGGCTCTCTGCGCAAGATTCCTCTTCAACACCCGGAGACTGGACTCTTAAAATAAAATCAAATTACAACACCGACGCAAACTTTGCTCAAGCGTTCTACAGCGACTTTTCTTCATCTTCTTGTAAAGTAGAATGGGAAGGAAGTCCAGGAAAGATTGTCGCAGAGGGGTCCCTATATCCATCTGTAAAACCCGGTTATGAAACAGGCTGGGATTTAGACGACTTTTTTATCACCAGCGCAAATACTGTCGATGACAACGTTGTCAAAGTTGAGTTCAATCGCCACTTAAAAAATCTTGCATCTTATCTGAACAATCATATCGGATATATGAAAAGTTCTTCGTCGCCATTTGACGGAATATTCACAGATGCATCTTGCACAATTCCACTTGCGGCAACAGATGCTACCCCCCCTGTAACCCCTGTACGCACAGTATTCATCCGCGCACCTGAGTCAGCAACGTGGAACACAGATGCAAATGGAACAGATGCAGGCAAACCGATTTCAACCGACAAAAAAGGTGTTCACAAAGATGTAATACCATATCTCGACATACCTCGCAACACGAGCGAATACACATATTTTATCACGGACCTGTATGGAAAAAGGCTTGCCCACTATCACGCATCCGGACTTTCGTCAAACGCTGTTTATTCAAATGTCACAGATGGGTGTGCACCTGTCCTTGTAAAAGTCAGAACAGGTCAAGAAATTCACAGAGATTATGATTCTTTAACAGGTGAATCTTGCCAGCCTTCTTACGACGCACACAATTTCATCGAATTCCGTTACTCAGAAGAAGTAAACTTCGGCGACAAAACAGGACTTTTAAATCCCGCTCTGAACAATTTCAACAATACAAACTTAAATGCCCGGATTTGGCTTCCTGCATCTGCCGCAACTGTAAACCCTACAACACATTTTGCGGATACGCAAAACGTCCGCGTAAACGACAAGTTCGGCGTATCAGTGACAGACATAACATCAGATGCCTCATTCGGGTTTACGCTGCTCGGTCTCGGTCAGATAGAAAAAGGTCAAATCTACACAGGATCCGCAGGTGCGCCAAACAAATACACAAACGCTTTGTACAGACCAGACAAACATTCTATCAGGCTCTCAATTGCAGGTTGGACAGACGGAATAACATCTGACAGAAATGGATTTACATATAAAAACTGGAAAGGCTATATAGAAAAAGCAGTTCTTCCGTCAGGATCTGTCACAACAAACGCACTTTATTATAATCTGATAACAGATTTAAAAGGCAACAATCAGGGCGATTCAAAAATTGCAATTTCAGTAGATTCCACTCAATCAGGCTTATACGGAAAGTGGGATACGTCGGAGCCTATTTTTGCGCCATTTACTAAAATGAATCAAACAGGCTCATCTTTGTATCACGAAGCAGTTGGAAACACAACAGGTTCTGGCTCAACGTTAGATAAAATCGAATTCCACTTTTTCGACAACGCAGTTCCCGACAGCGCAGATTACTCTTGGATTACAGAGCAAGGCTGGAGTAAAGCAAACAAAAAGGATGAGCTTTATAAAACTTACTCATACAGTGCAGATATTTTCGGCGGCTCGCGGCAGTTTGCAGATGACCCGTCAACAAGGACATCAGGGGGAATTCGATTTTGCTCGATTGTAAATATTTCAGGAGCGTTCAAATACATTGCCGGCAACACCGACAGCGCAATCCCGACAAAACCTTTTGTTCCAAATCCGAATGCAGTTTATCCGGGTGCAAAAGCGGCTTTGTTTACAGGCTCTTCTGCAACAAGGCGTTCAGCTGACGTTCTTGACGGGCTTTATTTTGGACTTAAACTCTCGGAGATGAATTACCCGACAAACACATCTTTTGTAATCTCTTACGATGAAACTCAAGGTTATGCGACAGACCTTGCAGGCAACAGATTGCGTTCTGCAAAAATCAAGACAATCGACCGCACGCCTCCTTCAATCGACATGACTCTTGCGTCAATAAACCAAAATGAAATTACAATTGTATTCGTAAAAAATCTCGAGACAAATAATATAAAATACATTGTTGGAGGACTGCAGCACAATTTTACAATCCCGTTTGCCCAATTAATCACAAAATGCTTTAAAATCATCGAGATAGATTCGACAGGCAATTTTACAAGAAACAATGCTTCTTCTCTAATTATTGACGAATCAGTTCCTGCAAAAATAAAACACATAACAAGTGAAAAATCAGGCAAAGCTTTTACGGCAATAACGCTTGCAACAAACCGCAAAATCACTTTTGAAGACTTAAAAAATTATACTCTGCAGCTGACAGGACCTTCAGATGCCGGTTTTGCAAACAATTATTCATTCGACCCTGTTACGAACATATTCAGTGCTGTAACATTCATTCAAGATACTTTTGGCAACTTCTTACCGATTTATTCGGCGCACTCGCTTTCTGATTTTGCAATCAATTCAGTCAATCCGCTATACGCATATCCGTCTGATATAAAAGCCGACGATGAAAAATTATTTGGCGGAGTATATGAAAAAGGAACGTGGGCAGTACATGACTGGAACGCAGACCAACAAAACTACGGAACTCTTCCTGTAGCTCATTCTTTTGACATAGTTGCAGAACACTGTGATGGAGTAGAAGAAACAAGAATGTATATTTCTGCAAATCCGATTTCTTCCTCTTTATCAACTCAGATAAATGAAGATTTGAATTTAAATCTCCGTGTATGGTTACCGAACATCTTTGGGTCAAGCGTCCCTGCCTGCCCTGCCATTGCGCCGATAGACAACCCTGCCTCAAATTTTTTCACGATTGAGCCAGAGCAAACAGATATCCCAAATCGAATAACATACAAAGCTCCTTTAAGTCTTGTAAACAACTGGACAAGCGGTCAACAAGTTTCATTCCTATTCAGCATTTTAGATGCACACAAGAATCCTGTTGCAATTTATAATTCGCCGTTTTATGATGTTTCAAACAATAAATACGACCTCACAAAAAGCCAAAAAATACCATTGTTTGCACTACGGCTCGCCGACAGTTCTGACATATTATCCCTTGATTTGTGGTCTGTAAAACTAAAATCATCTACAAGTCAGAGAGGTGGAATAACGATTTTGAACAATGTCATAAACGTCACAAACGGTGAAAAAGTAACTTTAAAAGTAAATCTACCATCGGACGGGAAATTAAATGTAATAATCACCACCCTTGATGGCAACGTCATCAAATATCTTGCACGTGGTCAAACAAATGCAGGCGAACACTTGTACACATGGGACGGCAAAAATACAAACGGAAACAATGTCGCACGAGGAATGTATTTTATACGAGTGACTGGAATCGGAATAGATGAAACGCGAAAAATAATGGTTGTAAAATAA
- a CDS encoding SAM-dependent methyltransferase: protein MKIAFLSFPEMKEILLSELRGRFGITQKPTENYGDLIYFEDLAIPKNFSKVIPYWARTVMLEPIFVTFNTISEAATKLKQIQRNWAPYQYTCFRRSQLIQEKLPYINLKDKKFPVTIPQSPIGLYTLIDEHNMIASAKTSSCLPAGTIHFIEDHDNPPSRAYLKIQESLTIANLLNGTGLPHKGQMCFEAGASPGGWTWVLVNLGAKVFAVDRAELASELMKNPLVKFQAHDAFSLKPDDIEKENGKIDWVFSDVICYPERLLQWINMWLEYNPELNMICTIKMQGDIDWQLVKKFEEINGSKIVHLNYNKHELTWIHTR from the coding sequence ATGAAAATCGCATTTTTATCATTTCCTGAGATGAAAGAGATTTTGCTTTCAGAACTGCGAGGACGATTTGGGATAACACAAAAACCGACGGAAAATTACGGAGACTTAATTTATTTTGAAGATTTAGCAATCCCTAAAAATTTTTCAAAAGTTATCCCCTATTGGGCACGCACTGTGATGCTTGAGCCGATTTTTGTCACATTTAATACAATCTCCGAAGCTGCAACTAAATTAAAACAGATTCAAAGAAACTGGGCGCCGTATCAGTACACATGTTTTCGCCGTTCACAGCTGATTCAGGAAAAACTGCCATACATAAACCTTAAAGATAAAAAATTTCCGGTGACAATTCCTCAAAGTCCAATCGGTCTATATACTCTGATAGATGAGCACAACATGATTGCAAGCGCAAAAACATCAAGTTGCCTTCCGGCAGGGACAATCCATTTCATCGAAGATCACGATAACCCACCAAGCCGCGCATATCTGAAAATCCAAGAAAGTTTGACAATTGCTAATTTGCTAAACGGCACGGGATTGCCGCACAAAGGGCAAATGTGCTTTGAAGCGGGAGCTTCACCCGGCGGTTGGACATGGGTTTTGGTGAATCTCGGAGCAAAAGTGTTCGCTGTAGACCGTGCAGAACTAGCTTCTGAATTGATGAAAAATCCTTTAGTAAAGTTTCAGGCACACGACGCATTTAGCCTCAAACCTGACGACATCGAAAAAGAAAATGGAAAAATAGACTGGGTGTTCAGCGACGTAATCTGCTATCCCGAACGGCTTTTGCAGTGGATAAATATGTGGCTCGAATACAATCCCGAATTAAACATGATATGCACAATAAAAATGCAGGGCGATATAGACTGGCAGCTAGTAAAAAAGTTTGAAGAAATTAATGGCAGCAAAATTGTGCATTTAAACTACAACAAACACGAATTAACTTGGATCCACACAAGATAA
- a CDS encoding PilZ domain-containing protein, whose translation MEKENRKSPRYEEIGRIFAPELCTLPGILDDISATGCKLHYSFPVVVDLENEYEIKIQPLHNSDNNPLNLICVPQWVKEQHDNTFIGFKILYSPDASRLNDFIQHLQNLSKNDIPDII comes from the coding sequence ATGGAAAAAGAAAACCGCAAAAGCCCACGGTATGAAGAAATCGGTCGCATATTTGCTCCTGAGCTATGCACACTTCCAGGTATTCTCGATGACATAAGCGCCACCGGCTGTAAGCTTCATTACTCTTTCCCTGTTGTAGTCGATTTGGAAAATGAATATGAAATAAAAATTCAGCCTCTGCACAACTCCGACAATAATCCGCTCAATTTAATTTGTGTCCCGCAGTGGGTTAAAGAACAACACGACAACACTTTTATCGGTTTTAAGATTTTGTATTCTCCGGATGCTTCGCGCCTAAACGATTTTATTCAGCATCTGCAAAACCTATCTAAAAACGACATTCCGGATATCATCTAA